DNA from Aquipuribacter hungaricus:
TTCGCTGCTCGCTCCCCGGGGCCTAAAGCGACCAGTTGCTGGTCCCCGGATCAGTGCGTCACGGTCTGTCGTCGAGAACGGTACGAGCCCGGGGGCTGTCGTGGGAGCGGTTGTGGGCCGTCCGGGCGTTGAGATGAGGGATCTCAACGCCGTCCACGCTCAGCGGCCCGAGGCCTCCTGCGCAAGGCGGACCGCCGCGGCCCGGTCGGGTACCCGGAGCTTCTTGAGGACCGTCGAGATGTGCGTCCGGACGGTCACCTGCGCGACGAACAGCCGGGCGGCGATCTCCTCAGTGGACAGTCCCTCGGCCATGAGGTCGAGGATCTCCTGCTCGCGCGGGGTCAGCTGGGACGGCGACCGCTTGGGCCGCAGCGACAGCGGCCGCCGGGGCTCGGTCCTGAACTCGTCGACCACCTTGCGCACCAGCCACCGCGGCAGCGCCGCCTCGCCCGCCATCACCCCGCGCAGCGCGGGCGCGATGCGGTCGGGGTCCATGTCCTTGACGAGGTAGCCGGACGCCCCGGCACGCAGGGCGGCGAACAGGTCGTCGTCGTCGGTGGAGGCGGTGAGCATGACGACCACCACGCCCGGCAGGGCCTGGGTGATGTCGGCCGCGGCGAGGAGCCCGCTGCCGGGCATGCTGATGTCGAGCAGGCAGACGTCCGGGCGGTGCTCCGCCGCGGCGGCGAGGGCGCCCGACGCGGAGCCGGCCTCGGCCACGACCTCGCAGCCGCCGGCCTCCAGCGCCTCCCGCACCGTCTCGCGCGTCGGCGCGTGGTCGTCGGCGACGACGACCCTCAGCGGCGCGCTCATACCCAGCCCACCCGCACGGTCGTCCCCTCTCCGGGCGTCGAGCCCACGCTCAGCACCGCCCCGATGCCCTCGGCACGCTCCCTCATGCTCGTGAGTCCGAAGCTGCCGGGCCGCCCGGATGCCTCGGCGTCGAAGCCCGTGCCGTCGTCCTGCACCGTGAGCGACAGCGGCACCGCCTCGAGCCGCACGTCGACGCGCGAGGCCCGCCCGTGGCGGACGGCGTTGTGGAGGGCCTCGGTCGCGATCCGCAGCAGCGCCTCGGACATCGGGCCGTCGGCCTCGGCGTCGGGGTCGAGGGCTGCGACCACGGCGACGTCGTGCCGGCCCGCGAGCTCGTCGAGCGCCTGCTGGAGCACGACGGGGAACGGCTCGTCTCCGGCCCGGGTGAGCGCGGCGAGCGCCCGGCGCGACTCCTCGACCGCCCGGCCCGCCGCCGCCGCGATGCGTGCCACCGCCACGGTGTTGCCCGGGTCTGCGGTGAGCCGGCGCGACTGGGCGGAGATGTAGGACAGCTCCTGGACCACGCCGTCGTGGAGGTCGCGGGCGAGCCGTCGTCGGTCCTCGAGCACCGCGCTTCGCGAGCGCGCCTGCCAGAAGCTCGTGATCTCCTGGGCGGCCCCGACGAGCATGAACACGTAGAAGCCGAGGCGGAGCAGGTCGCCGGTGTAGACGTAGTCGCTGTACAGCGACGGGAACAGCAGGTAGTGCACCCGGGACGCCGACGCCAGCACGCAGCCGGCCGCCACCCAGCGCACGAGGGCGTCACCCGTCCGGTCGGCCTGCCTCGCGAAGGCGAGCGCTGCCAGGGCGTACAGCAGCGCACCGAGGCCCTGCGTGACGAGCACGAGAGGGTGGGCGACCAGCGACGGCCGGGTGCCGTCCGCCGTGAGGAACGGGTCCACGGCCGGCGGCAGGTGGTCGGCGAAGACGGCCCCGGTGCCCGCCGCGGTCCCGACGACCACGAGCAGGGCCACCGTGACGAGCGTCGCCGTCCGGCGGCCGACCCGACGGCGCACCGGCGTCCACGCAGCACCCGCGAGCAGCACGGTGCCCAGAAGCCGCACGGTCAGCGGTGCCCAGTGGCTGAGCTCCTCGTCCCGTCCCCG
Protein-coding regions in this window:
- a CDS encoding response regulator, whose product is MSAPLRVVVADDHAPTRETVREALEAGGCEVVAEAGSASGALAAAAEHRPDVCLLDISMPGSGLLAAADITQALPGVVVVMLTASTDDDDLFAALRAGASGYLVKDMDPDRIAPALRGVMAGEAALPRWLVRKVVDEFRTEPRRPLSLRPKRSPSQLTPREQEILDLMAEGLSTEEIAARLFVAQVTVRTHISTVLKKLRVPDRAAAVRLAQEASGR
- a CDS encoding sensor histidine kinase, translated to MAATERAAVARRPRPSPREGSPPAVRRPAAVLAVRTAVVAAVLTVAVAVLPFVGFAYRAPALHVMLETTNAVVALLVLYLVFGRFAQHGRLQELLLMLALGVVAVANLVLTAVPEALTRGRDEELSHWAPLTVRLLGTVLLAGAAWTPVRRRVGRRTATLVTVALLVVVGTAAGTGAVFADHLPPAVDPFLTADGTRPSLVAHPLVLVTQGLGALLYALAALAFARQADRTGDALVRWVAAGCVLASASRVHYLLFPSLYSDYVYTGDLLRLGFYVFMLVGAAQEITSFWQARSRSAVLEDRRRLARDLHDGVVQELSYISAQSRRLTADPGNTVAVARIAAAAGRAVEESRRALAALTRAGDEPFPVVLQQALDELAGRHDVAVVAALDPDAEADGPMSEALLRIATEALHNAVRHGRASRVDVRLEAVPLSLTVQDDGTGFDAEASGRPGSFGLTSMRERAEGIGAVLSVGSTPGEGTTVRVGWV